Proteins from one Salvelinus sp. IW2-2015 linkage group LG9, ASM291031v2, whole genome shotgun sequence genomic window:
- the LOC111968994 gene encoding psychosine receptor-like — MNFTAGMENFSLTTNDSDKLCYPADYPEERKPFFCLYLVIIIIGIPSNSFSLYVSWQHIKQRNELGVYLFNLALSDLLFTIGLSLWVDLHWRGVWLRGEAVCVLSVILLFTNFYTSDGLLCCIALDRYLAVVHPLKYPVLRRLNTAVVISVAIWVLVISFNTATITWIDSYDLEGRRAVCFDMYPLRDRLVQVNATRFVLGFLFPVLLVSFCCRGICVAVRSNRATEEQERRRVSRLLGVVLLTLGLCYGPIHVIMLLRDLLEHCRSPSWLFLPYKISMAMSALNSLADPFLYCFITRLGKANVTQVVHFLQGRSEGNGQEVV, encoded by the coding sequence ATGAATTTCACTGCTGGAATGGAGAATTTCAGCCTCACCACAAATGACTCAGACAAACTGTGTTATCCAGCTGACTACCCTGAGGAGAGGAAACCCTTTTTCTGTCTGTACCTGGTCATCATTATCATCGGGATTCCATCCAACTCCTTCTCCCTCTATGTGTCCTGGCAGCACATCAAACAGAGGAACGAGCTGggtgtttatttgtttaacctGGCCCTGTCTGACCTCCTATTCACCATAGGTCTGTCTCTGTGGGTGGACTTGCATTGGCGCGGTGTCTGGCTTCGCGGGGAGGCTGTGTGCGTCCTCTCTGTCATCCTCCTCTTTACAAACTTCTACACCAGCGATGGGCTGCTTTGCTGTATCGCCCTGGACCGTTACCTGGCTGTGGTCCACCCGCTGAAATACCCAGTCCTGAGGAGGCTGAACACGGCCGTGGTGATCAGCGTGGCTATCTGGGTGCTGGTGATCTCCTTCAACACGGCCACAATCACCTGGATAGACTCGTACGACTTGGAGGGCAGAAGGGCTGTGTGCTTCGACATGTACCCTCTGAGGGACAGGCTGGTGCAGGTCAACGCGACTCGCTTTGTCCtgggtttcctgtttcctgtcctgCTGGTGTCGTTCTGCTGCCGGGGCATCTGTGTGGCGGTCCGCTCCAACCGGGCCacggaggagcaggagaggagacgggTGTCAAGACTCCTGGGGGTGGTGCTGCTCACCCTGGGGCTCTGCTACGGACCCATCCACGTTATTATGCTCCTGCGGGATCTTCTGGAGCACTGTCGGAGCCCCTCCTGGCTTTTCCTGCCTTATAAGATCAGCATGGCCATGTCAGCCCTAAACAGCCTGGCCGACCCCTTCCTCTACTGTTTCATCACCAGACTGGGCAAGGCCAATGTCACACAGGTGGTACACTTCCTCCAGGGGAGGAGCGAGGGGAACGGTCAGgaggtggtgtag